A window of the Hypomesus transpacificus isolate Combined female chromosome 10, fHypTra1, whole genome shotgun sequence genome harbors these coding sequences:
- the LOC124472872 gene encoding LOW QUALITY PROTEIN: uncharacterized protein LOC124472872 (The sequence of the model RefSeq protein was modified relative to this genomic sequence to represent the inferred CDS: inserted 1 base in 1 codon; deleted 1 base in 1 codon), which yields MRTPPPFRGVRETRLSCPLKALALRKEIASLLTKGTVIPVPRDQENSGLYFPYFWVPKKNGGMRPILDLRVLNESVAKRPFRMLTIKRLLTCVQRNDFGISIDLKDAYFHVPIKRKHRRFLRFAFEGKKYEYTRLPFGYALAPRXSSVEAALEPLRRRGIRILAYLDDLLVLAQSRDRAIQDATSLVSQLSQLGFAVNWEKRYPFGHCWDESQTVGTTERGYFHSSPCVPGLTYNHRTVGDVPVGVDGGGSCSSALRPVIHAQAAEMVRSAVVGSGATPPQTASDTEISQSRSEPLERPACQDTVDMGRVTSLYPVFTDASLTRWGGVCQTGSIGGRWEPSETRHINLLELEAVRLTVRSDNRATVAYINRQGGVRSTSLHRLAEEVWTWAFKHLRSLRAQHIPGLLNEGADLMSRGGPREDEWRLKPSIVSLIWARFGRAQVDLFASRANTQCHLWFSLHAQDIPPLGVDAFAHRSWPRGLLYAFPPLASILPFLARVRSEGLSVILIAPDRPGAPWFPELMGMLVGGPWPIPHQMDALSQAGGLVKSPPVIGGPLMAWLLRGSS from the exons AGAACTCGGGTCTCTACTTCCCTTATTTTTGGGTTCCCAAGAAAAACGGGGGGATGAGACCGATTCTGGACCTGAGGGTGCTCAATGAGAGTGTGGCCAAACGGCCCTTTCGCATGCTGACGATAAAGCGTTTGCTGACTTGTGTACAGCGGAACGACTTTGGGATCAGCATAGATCTGAAGGACGCGTATTTCCATGTGCCTATCAAAAGGAAGCACAGGAGATTTCTGCGTTTTGCCTTCGAGGGGAAGAAGTACGAGTACACGCGCCTGCCGTTTGGGTACGCGCTGGCTCCTC ACTCGAGCGTCGAAGCAGCTCTAGAACCGTTACGGCGGAGAGGTATACGCATTCTGGCGTACCTCGACGACCTGTTAGTTCTGGCTCAGTCTCGGGACAGAGCTATCCAGGACGCGACCTCACTGGTGAGTCAGCTCAGCCAGTTGGGGTTTGCTGTCAATTGGGAGAAGAGGTATCCATTTGGACACTGTTGGGATGAGAGCCAGACTGTCGGTACCACGGAGAGAGGCTATTTCCATAGCTCTCCGTGCGTTCCGGGTCTCACGTACAATCACCGCACTGTCGGTGATGTCCCTGTTGGGGTTGATGGCGGCGGCTCATGTAGTAGTGCCCTTAGGCCTGTTATACATGCGCAAGCTGCAGAGATGGTTCGCTCAGCTGTGGTTGGATCCGGTGCGACACCGCCGCAGACTGCTAGTGATACCGAGATCAGTCAAAGCCGATCTGAACCATTGGAGAGACCCGCGTGTCAAGACACAGTCGACATGGGCAGAGTGACATCTCTCTACCCGGTCtttacggacgcgtccttgaccAGGTGGGGTGGAGTATGTCAGACGGGCTCGATAGGAGGGAGATGGGAACCGTCAGAGACGCGTCACATCAACCTCCTGGAGCTCGAAGCGGTTCGATTGACT GTCAGATCCGACAACAGAGCAACGGTGGCTTACatcaacagacagggaggggtgcgCTCTACATCACTTCATCGCTTAGCGGAGGAAGTGTGGACTTGGGCTTTCAAGCACCTACGCTCCCTGAGAGCTCAGCACATTCCAGGTCTGCTCAACGAGGGAGCGGACCTGATGTCAAGGGGCGGCCCGAGAGAGGACGAGTGGAGGTTGAAACCTTCCATTGTTTCTCTGATCTGGGCACGCTTCGGCCGAGCACAGGTGGATCTGTTTGCGTCACGAGCCAACACACAGTGTCATCTATGGTTCTCGCTGCACGCACAAGACATACCTCCGCTGGGAGTCGATGCGTTCGCGCACCGTTCCTGGCCGAGAGGTCTACTGTACGCATTTCCACCTCtggcctccatcctcccctttcTGGCTCGGGTGAGGTCGGAGGGGCTGTCGGTCATTCTGATAGCCCCCGATCGCCCCGGAGCCCCGTGGTTCCCGGAACTGATGGGGATGCTGGTAGGCGGGCCTTGGCCCATACCTCACCAGATGGATGCGCTCTCTCAGGCCGGAGGCCTGGTGAAGAGCCCTCCAGTGATCGGAGGCCCACTTATGGCCTGGCTACTGAGAGGGAGCTCTTAG